A single genomic interval of Devosia oryziradicis harbors:
- a CDS encoding formate/nitrite transporter family protein, with protein MAYVIPTEFVTKMIDAGEAKVFMSTRDTLIRAYMAGAILALAAAFAITINVNTGQPLAGAILFPVGFCLLYLMGFDLLTGVMTLVPLALIDKRPGVTLNGVLRNWGLVFTGNFAGAFTVAVMMAIIFTFGFSQAPDAIGEKIGHIGEGRTVGYAAHGAAGMLTLFIRGVLCNWMVSTGVVAAMMSTSVSGKVIGMWMPIMLFFYMGFEHSIVNMYLFPSGIMLGGQFSIMDYLIWNEIPTVIGNMVGGLAFVGLTLYATHSSRATQRAAAARFAPAE; from the coding sequence ATGGCCTACGTCATACCAACCGAATTCGTGACCAAGATGATCGACGCCGGCGAGGCCAAGGTCTTCATGTCCACGCGCGACACGCTGATCCGCGCCTACATGGCCGGCGCCATCCTGGCGCTGGCTGCCGCCTTTGCCATCACCATCAACGTCAATACGGGCCAGCCCCTGGCCGGCGCCATCCTGTTCCCGGTGGGCTTCTGCCTGCTCTATCTGATGGGCTTTGACCTGCTGACCGGCGTCATGACCCTGGTCCCGCTGGCGCTGATCGACAAGCGGCCCGGTGTGACGCTCAACGGCGTCCTGCGCAACTGGGGGCTCGTCTTCACGGGCAACTTCGCCGGTGCCTTCACGGTCGCCGTGATGATGGCGATCATCTTCACCTTTGGGTTCAGCCAGGCTCCCGACGCCATCGGCGAAAAGATCGGCCATATCGGCGAGGGCCGCACCGTCGGCTATGCCGCCCACGGCGCCGCCGGGATGCTCACCCTGTTCATCCGCGGCGTGCTCTGCAACTGGATGGTGTCGACCGGCGTCGTCGCCGCCATGATGTCCACCTCGGTCTCGGGCAAGGTCATCGGCATGTGGATGCCCATCATGCTGTTCTTCTACATGGGCTTCGAGCATTCCATCGTGAACATGTACCTGTTCCCCTCGGGCATCATGCTCGGCGGCCAGTTCTCGATCATGGATTACCTGATCTGGAACGAGATCCCCACCGTCATTGGCAACATGGTCGGCGGCCTCGCCTTCGTCGGCCTGACGCTCTATGCCACCCACAGCAGCCGTGCTACCCAGCGCGCCGCGGCCGCCCGGTTCGCACCGGCCGAATAA
- the nirB gene encoding nitrite reductase large subunit NirB, whose translation MAERLVIIGNGMAPGRMLEHLFEAAPGQFDVTIFNAEPRVNYNRLMLSPVLSGEKTYEDIITHGDDWYSANNVTLHKSSPVTLIDRENRRVVSTNGIVADYDKLVIATGSSPFIPPVPGHQLPGVVTYRDLDDVDKMLASGVGCKVVVIGGGLLGLEAAAGLKMQGMDVTVLHLQPTLMERQLDPAAGYLLEKAFRDRGIAVMTKANTKQVLGTDRVTGVELSDGTVIDCSMVVMAVGIRPASGLAKSAGLAVNRGIVVDDQLRTDDPHIYALGECAEHRGTCYGLVAPLYEMGEVLAKTLAGQAAAYQGSVTSTKLKVTGIDLFSAGDFGEAEDREEVVLRDASAGVYKRLVLKDDRIIGAVLYGETSDGPWFFDLLKRGVDTREMRDTLIFGQAYQGGAALDPMAAVAALPDEAEICGCNGVCKGKITGAITGKGLTTLDGVRAHTKASASCGSCTHLVEQLLHVTLGDAYNPAAVQPMCPCTEYGHDDVRRLIIAKGLKSIPAVMQELEWKTSCGCAKCRPALNYYLVSDWPGEYEDDGQSRFINERVHANIQKDGTYSVVPRMWGGMTNPKELRAIADVADKFAIPAVKVTGGQRIDLLGVKKEDLPAVWADLNAAGMVSGAAYAKGLRTVKTCVGSDWCRFGTQDSTGLGIRLEKFMWGSWTPAKVKLAVSGCPRNCAEATCKDIGVICVDSGYDIHFAGAAGLDIKGTELLCHADTEDEALEIIVALTQLYREQGRYLERIYKWAKRVGTPSIKANIVDDLAKRRHYFERFVYSQTFAQVDPWEERVNGKDAHEFAAMAEFGMPVAAE comes from the coding sequence ATGGCAGAACGGTTAGTCATCATCGGCAACGGCATGGCCCCCGGGCGCATGCTCGAGCATCTGTTCGAGGCTGCACCCGGCCAGTTCGACGTCACGATTTTCAACGCCGAACCGCGCGTGAACTACAACCGCCTCATGCTTTCCCCGGTGCTGTCCGGCGAAAAAACCTATGAGGACATCATCACCCATGGCGACGATTGGTATTCGGCCAACAACGTCACCCTGCACAAATCCTCGCCGGTCACCCTGATCGACCGCGAGAACCGGCGCGTGGTCTCCACCAACGGCATCGTCGCAGACTACGACAAGCTCGTCATCGCCACGGGCTCCAGCCCATTCATCCCACCCGTGCCCGGCCACCAGTTGCCGGGTGTCGTGACCTATCGCGACCTCGACGACGTCGACAAGATGCTGGCATCAGGTGTCGGCTGCAAGGTGGTGGTCATTGGCGGCGGCCTGCTCGGCCTCGAAGCCGCCGCCGGCCTCAAGATGCAGGGCATGGACGTCACCGTGCTGCATCTGCAGCCAACCCTGATGGAGCGCCAGCTCGATCCCGCCGCCGGCTATCTGCTCGAAAAGGCCTTCAGGGATCGCGGCATTGCCGTGATGACCAAGGCCAATACCAAGCAGGTGCTGGGCACTGACCGCGTCACCGGCGTTGAACTCAGCGACGGCACCGTCATCGACTGCTCGATGGTCGTGATGGCCGTGGGCATCCGCCCAGCTTCCGGCCTTGCCAAGTCTGCCGGGCTCGCCGTCAATCGCGGTATCGTTGTCGACGACCAGCTGCGCACCGACGACCCGCATATTTACGCCCTGGGCGAATGCGCCGAACATCGCGGCACCTGCTATGGGCTGGTCGCGCCGCTCTATGAGATGGGTGAGGTGCTGGCCAAGACCCTGGCCGGCCAGGCGGCTGCCTACCAGGGCTCGGTCACCTCGACCAAGCTCAAGGTCACCGGCATCGATCTGTTCTCCGCCGGCGATTTCGGCGAGGCCGAAGACCGCGAAGAGGTGGTGCTGCGTGACGCCAGCGCCGGCGTCTACAAGCGCCTGGTGCTCAAGGACGACCGCATCATCGGCGCCGTGCTCTATGGCGAGACCAGCGACGGCCCATGGTTCTTCGACCTGCTCAAGCGCGGCGTCGATACACGCGAAATGCGCGACACGCTTATTTTCGGCCAGGCATACCAGGGCGGTGCCGCCCTGGACCCTATGGCGGCCGTTGCAGCCTTGCCGGATGAGGCAGAGATCTGCGGCTGCAACGGCGTGTGCAAGGGCAAGATCACCGGCGCAATCACCGGCAAGGGCCTGACGACCCTGGACGGCGTGCGCGCCCATACCAAGGCCTCCGCATCCTGCGGTTCGTGCACACATCTGGTCGAGCAACTGCTTCACGTCACGCTGGGCGACGCCTATAACCCCGCCGCCGTCCAGCCCATGTGCCCCTGCACCGAATATGGCCATGACGACGTCCGCCGCCTGATCATCGCCAAGGGTCTCAAGTCAATTCCCGCCGTCATGCAGGAGCTGGAGTGGAAGACCTCTTGCGGCTGCGCCAAGTGCCGCCCGGCGCTGAACTACTACCTGGTCTCCGATTGGCCGGGTGAATACGAGGATGATGGCCAGTCGCGCTTCATCAACGAGCGCGTCCACGCCAACATCCAGAAGGACGGCACCTATTCGGTCGTGCCGCGCATGTGGGGCGGCATGACCAACCCCAAGGAACTGCGCGCCATCGCCGATGTCGCCGACAAGTTCGCCATCCCGGCCGTCAAGGTCACCGGCGGACAGCGCATCGACCTGCTGGGCGTCAAGAAGGAAGACCTGCCGGCTGTCTGGGCCGATCTCAATGCCGCCGGCATGGTCTCGGGCGCCGCCTATGCCAAGGGTCTGCGCACGGTCAAGACCTGTGTAGGCTCGGACTGGTGCCGCTTCGGCACCCAGGATTCGACGGGCCTGGGCATCCGGCTTGAAAAATTCATGTGGGGCAGTTGGACGCCGGCCAAGGTCAAGCTCGCCGTCTCGGGCTGCCCGCGCAACTGCGCCGAGGCCACCTGCAAGGATATCGGCGTCATCTGCGTGGATAGTGGCTACGACATCCACTTTGCCGGGGCAGCGGGGCTCGACATCAAGGGCACCGAACTGCTCTGCCATGCCGATACCGAGGACGAGGCGCTCGAAATCATCGTCGCCCTGACCCAGCTCTACCGCGAACAGGGCCGCTATCTCGAACGCATCTACAAGTGGGCCAAGCGCGTCGGCACGCCCTCGATCAAGGCCAACATCGTCGACGACCTGGCCAAGCGCCGCCACTACTTCGAGCGCTTCGTCTATTCGCAGACCTTTGCCCAGGTCGACCCGTGGGAAGAGCGCGTCAACGGCAAGGACGCGCACGAATTCGCCGCCATGGCCGAGTTCGGCATGCCCGTAGCTGCGGAATAA
- a CDS encoding LysR family transcriptional regulator, with the protein MNWDDVRIFLAVARSGQILGAAKTLGLNHATVARRLTALEAALGSKLFTRKTNGSDLSGDGERFLVHAERMESAMLAAREAAGADSLIEGTVRVGAPDGFGVAFLAPRLGELTERHKGLRIELVPVPRAFSLSRREADIAVTLERPREGRLVARKLTDYCLGLYAARSYLAAHGTPQTLDDLADHRLVGYVEDLLYTATLDYTAEFLKGWRSSVAVSSAMGQTEAVRSGTGIGILHAFMARSDAGLVPILPQHTLTRSYWTVVHEDLRSIRRVSTVAEFLTDIVRRDHAIF; encoded by the coding sequence ATGAACTGGGATGACGTTCGCATCTTCCTCGCCGTCGCCCGCAGCGGCCAGATACTCGGCGCCGCCAAGACGCTGGGCCTCAACCACGCCACCGTGGCCCGGCGCCTGACCGCGCTTGAAGCGGCGCTGGGCAGCAAGCTCTTCACCCGCAAGACCAACGGTTCGGACCTGTCCGGCGATGGCGAGCGCTTTCTTGTCCATGCCGAGCGTATGGAAAGCGCCATGCTGGCTGCCCGAGAGGCCGCTGGCGCCGATAGCCTCATCGAAGGCACCGTGCGCGTCGGCGCCCCTGACGGCTTCGGCGTCGCCTTCCTCGCCCCGCGCCTGGGCGAGCTCACCGAGCGCCACAAGGGCCTGCGCATCGAACTGGTCCCGGTCCCCCGCGCCTTCTCCCTGTCGCGTCGCGAGGCCGATATCGCCGTCACCCTGGAACGTCCGCGCGAAGGCCGGCTCGTCGCGCGCAAGCTCACCGATTACTGCCTAGGCCTCTACGCGGCACGTTCCTATCTCGCCGCCCACGGCACGCCGCAGACGCTCGACGACCTCGCCGACCACCGCCTCGTCGGCTATGTCGAAGACCTGCTCTATACCGCCACGCTCGACTACACTGCCGAGTTCCTCAAGGGCTGGCGCTCGAGCGTCGCGGTATCCTCCGCCATGGGCCAAACCGAGGCCGTGCGCTCCGGCACCGGCATCGGCATCCTCCACGCCTTCATGGCCCGGTCAGACGCCGGTCTCGTCCCCATCCTGCCGCAGCACACGCTGACCCGCAGCTACTGGACCGTGGTGCACGAAGACCTGCGCAGCATCCGCCGCGTCAGCACCGTCGCCGAATTCCTCACCGACATCGTGCGGCGCGATCACGCCATCTTCTAG
- a CDS encoding MurR/RpiR family transcriptional regulator: MSDSSAKPQPPHDFDSLRATILERKGDLPKRLTQVAIYALDHPDEIAFGTAASIALSADVQPSTLVRFAQHFGFDGFSGLQLLFRARLRERTSSYEERLRILEQDGTALAESTTIFNGFIAAAHRSIDAVAAAVEPEAFERAVTLLAGAETIYLIAKRRSYPISSYMAYAFGKLKVRCQLVGTSAGIDDDMLAMASTRDAAFAVSFSPYASESAAQARQMAARGIPVVSLTDSAFSPLAECSAEWFEVVEADHAGFRSLSASMAFAMALTVSIAEKRRRG, from the coding sequence ATGTCCGACTCGTCAGCCAAGCCGCAGCCCCCGCACGACTTCGACAGCCTTCGCGCGACCATTCTGGAGCGCAAGGGTGACCTACCCAAGCGGCTGACCCAGGTGGCGATTTATGCGCTCGACCACCCGGACGAAATCGCCTTCGGCACGGCCGCAAGCATAGCGCTGTCGGCTGACGTGCAGCCCTCGACGCTGGTGCGCTTCGCGCAGCATTTCGGCTTCGATGGCTTCTCGGGCCTGCAGCTTCTGTTTCGTGCCCGCCTGCGCGAACGCACATCCTCCTACGAGGAGCGCCTGCGCATCCTGGAACAGGACGGCACCGCACTGGCCGAGAGCACGACCATCTTCAACGGCTTCATTGCCGCCGCGCATCGCTCCATCGATGCAGTGGCAGCGGCGGTGGAGCCCGAGGCCTTCGAGCGTGCCGTAACCTTGCTGGCCGGGGCGGAAACCATCTACCTCATCGCCAAGCGCCGCTCCTACCCCATCAGCAGCTACATGGCCTATGCCTTCGGCAAGCTCAAAGTACGGTGCCAGCTGGTCGGCACATCGGCCGGCATAGACGACGACATGCTGGCCATGGCCAGCACCCGGGATGCGGCCTTTGCGGTCAGCTTTTCGCCCTATGCCTCCGAAAGCGCCGCCCAGGCGCGCCAGATGGCGGCGCGCGGCATCCCGGTCGTGTCGCTGACCGATTCGGCTTTCTCGCCGCTCGCGGAATGCTCGGCGGAATGGTTCGAAGTGGTCGAGGCCGACCATGCCGGCTTCCGCTCGCTGTCGGCCAGCATGGCCTTTGCCATGGCGCTGACGGTTTCCATCGCCGAAAAGCGCCGCCGCGGCTGA
- a CDS encoding CoA-acylating methylmalonate-semialdehyde dehydrogenase, which produces MRTIGHFIDGVETSGNSAEFQDVFNPATGEVQARVALATKADLDAAVASAAAAQPKWAATNPQRRARVFFNFVALINRDMDALAELLSAEHGKTVDDAKGDILRGLEVAEFVAGAPHLLKGEFTDGAGPGIDMYSLRQPVGIGAGITPFNFPAMIPLWMLSPAIAAGNAFILKPSERDPSVPVKLAQLAIEAGLPKGILNVVHGGKAVVDGILHHDQIGAVSFVGSTPIARYVYATAASEGKRVQAFGGAKNHMIIMPDADMEKAADALMGAGYGSAGERCMAVSVAVPVGNETADRIVAALKPRIEKLKVGPATDKSSEMGPVITKASKDRIASLVESGIAQGATLAVDGRGFSLQGYENGYFVGPTLFDNVTAEMDIYKEEIFGPVLSVVRTRTYEEALKLTMDNPYGNGTAIFTRDGDAARDFAARVNVGMVGINVPVPVPLAYHSFGGWKASAFGDLNQHGTDSIKFWTRTKTVTARWPSGIKDGAEFQMPTMK; this is translated from the coding sequence ATGCGCACTATCGGCCATTTCATCGACGGCGTCGAAACTTCGGGCAACAGCGCCGAATTCCAGGACGTGTTCAATCCCGCGACCGGCGAGGTACAGGCCCGCGTGGCGCTGGCAACGAAGGCCGATCTCGATGCCGCCGTGGCGTCGGCTGCCGCGGCGCAGCCCAAATGGGCGGCGACCAATCCGCAGCGCCGGGCGCGTGTGTTCTTCAACTTCGTCGCGCTGATCAATCGCGACATGGACGCACTCGCCGAACTGCTGAGCGCCGAGCATGGCAAGACGGTCGACGACGCCAAGGGCGATATCCTGCGCGGTCTCGAGGTCGCCGAGTTCGTGGCCGGTGCGCCGCATCTGCTCAAGGGCGAGTTCACCGACGGGGCAGGGCCGGGGATCGACATGTATTCGCTGCGCCAGCCGGTTGGCATCGGCGCCGGCATCACCCCGTTCAACTTCCCGGCCATGATCCCGCTCTGGATGCTGTCGCCGGCCATCGCCGCCGGCAATGCCTTCATCCTCAAGCCATCCGAGCGCGACCCGTCCGTGCCGGTCAAGCTGGCGCAGCTGGCGATCGAAGCCGGGCTGCCCAAGGGCATCCTCAATGTCGTGCATGGCGGCAAGGCGGTGGTCGACGGTATCCTGCATCACGACCAGATCGGCGCGGTGAGCTTTGTCGGCTCCACTCCGATCGCCCGCTACGTCTATGCAACCGCCGCCTCCGAGGGTAAGCGCGTGCAGGCCTTTGGCGGTGCCAAGAACCACATGATCATCATGCCCGACGCGGACATGGAAAAGGCCGCCGATGCGCTGATGGGCGCCGGCTATGGTTCGGCCGGCGAACGCTGCATGGCGGTGTCGGTGGCTGTGCCCGTAGGCAACGAGACCGCCGACAGGATCGTCGCAGCGCTTAAGCCGCGCATCGAAAAGCTCAAGGTTGGCCCGGCCACCGACAAGTCGAGCGAAATGGGGCCGGTCATCACCAAGGCCTCCAAGGATCGGATCGCCTCGCTGGTCGAATCCGGTATCGCTCAGGGCGCGACGCTGGCGGTCGATGGCCGCGGCTTCTCGCTGCAGGGCTATGAAAATGGCTACTTTGTCGGGCCGACCCTGTTCGACAACGTCACAGCGGAAATGGATATCTACAAGGAAGAGATTTTCGGGCCGGTGCTGTCGGTGGTGCGAACCCGGACTTACGAGGAAGCGCTGAAGCTGACCATGGACAATCCCTATGGCAACGGTACCGCCATCTTCACCCGCGACGGCGATGCGGCGCGCGATTTCGCGGCGCGAGTCAATGTCGGCATGGTGGGCATCAACGTGCCGGTGCCGGTGCCGCTTGCCTATCATAGCTTCGGTGGCTGGAAGGCGAGCGCCTTCGGCGACCTCAACCAGCACGGTACGGATTCGATCAAGTTCTGGACCCGGACCAAGACGGTCACGGCGCGCTGGCCATCGGGCATCAAGGACGGTGCCGAATTCCAGATGCCGACGATGAAGTAA
- a CDS encoding Gfo/Idh/MocA family protein, which translates to MKTTIGVGLIGTGYMGKCHALAWNGVKAVFGDGPRPVLVHLAEVNAALAREKADEFGFERSTGDWRALVADPDVEVVSVTTPNAFHAEMAVAALEAGKHVWCEKPMAVALSDAERMAAAARASGRVAVLGYNYIQNPLVRQIGAILADGTIGAVNHVRLEMDEDFMADPDALFYWKSEASSGYGALDDFGVHPLSLLHVLFGGVTKVFAHLSKPYADRPTRDGARRAVETFDIASVLFEMAGGISGMMALDRSAWGRKGRIALQIFGSKGSIVFDQERFNELQLYVTSDRPTEQGFRTILAAPQHAPYDRFIPAPGHGLGFNDLKIIECHELLRAIAGAPARVIDFDAGLRIERTVHAMAQSHREQRWVDVAHA; encoded by the coding sequence ATGAAAACGACCATCGGCGTTGGCCTCATCGGCACCGGCTACATGGGCAAATGCCATGCCTTGGCCTGGAACGGAGTCAAGGCGGTATTCGGCGACGGACCGCGACCGGTATTGGTGCACCTGGCCGAGGTCAATGCCGCGCTTGCCCGTGAGAAGGCGGACGAGTTCGGTTTCGAACGGTCGACGGGCGACTGGCGGGCGCTGGTTGCCGACCCGGATGTCGAGGTGGTCTCGGTCACCACCCCCAATGCCTTCCATGCCGAGATGGCCGTCGCGGCGCTCGAGGCCGGCAAGCATGTGTGGTGCGAAAAGCCGATGGCCGTGGCGCTCTCCGACGCCGAGCGCATGGCGGCAGCGGCCCGCGCGTCTGGCAGGGTGGCCGTTCTTGGCTACAATTACATTCAGAACCCGCTGGTGCGGCAGATCGGGGCCATCCTTGCAGACGGCACCATTGGTGCGGTGAACCATGTCCGCCTCGAGATGGACGAGGACTTCATGGCCGATCCGGACGCGCTGTTCTACTGGAAGAGCGAGGCCAGCTCCGGCTATGGCGCGCTGGACGATTTCGGGGTGCATCCGCTGAGCCTGTTGCACGTGCTGTTCGGTGGCGTGACCAAGGTCTTTGCGCATCTGAGCAAGCCCTATGCCGACCGGCCAACCAGGGACGGGGCGCGGCGGGCAGTGGAGACGTTCGACATTGCCAGCGTGCTGTTCGAAATGGCTGGCGGCATCAGCGGCATGATGGCGCTCGATCGGTCCGCCTGGGGCCGCAAGGGCCGCATCGCGTTGCAGATCTTCGGCAGCAAGGGTAGCATTGTGTTCGACCAGGAGCGGTTCAACGAGCTGCAGCTTTATGTGACCTCGGACAGGCCGACCGAGCAGGGCTTCCGCACCATCCTGGCGGCGCCGCAGCACGCGCCCTATGACCGGTTCATTCCTGCGCCGGGGCACGGGCTCGGCTTCAACGATCTCAAGATCATCGAATGCCACGAACTGCTGCGGGCGATTGCCGGCGCGCCGGCCCGGGTCATCGACTTCGATGCGGGCCTGCGGATCGAGCGGACCGTGCATGCCATGGCACAGAGCCATCGCGAACAGCGCTGGGTTGACGTGGCGCACGCGTAG
- the nirD gene encoding nitrite reductase small subunit NirD has protein sequence MSDWIEIGTIDAIPRRGSRCVNTPAGKIAVFRTQEDQVFAIENRCPHRHGPLSEGIVHGASVTCPLHNWVFDLATGQALGADEGQVRTYPIDLVDGRIFMAFTADLVAAE, from the coding sequence ATGAGCGACTGGATCGAGATCGGCACCATCGACGCCATTCCCCGCCGCGGCTCGCGCTGCGTCAACACGCCAGCCGGCAAGATCGCGGTGTTCCGCACGCAGGAAGACCAGGTCTTCGCCATCGAGAACCGCTGCCCGCACAGGCACGGGCCGCTCAGCGAAGGCATCGTCCACGGCGCCTCCGTCACCTGCCCGCTGCACAACTGGGTTTTCGACCTTGCCACCGGCCAGGCGCTTGGCGCCGACGAGGGCCAGGTCAGGACCTATCCCATCGACCTGGTCGATGGCCGCATTTTCATGGCGTTCACGGCCGATCTGGTCGCCGCCGAATAG
- a CDS encoding bifunctional protein-serine/threonine kinase/phosphatase: protein MSASLAISLGQHSDKGRKPANQDFYGALIPAQPALDLKGIAIALADGISSSEVSSIAAQTAIKSFLTDYYDTPDPWPVKTAAHRVIAATNAWLHSQTRARQADDVDSGYVCTLSILVLKSRAAHIFHIGDSRIYRLAGRSLEQLTVDHRVPASGNHFYLGRALGIGGNVEVDYRSVPIGVGDIFVLTTDGVHEHVDGAIIAEAIAAHPDDLDAAARHVVASAMDNGSSDNLTIQIVRIDALPGGEAADFLGQSADLPLPTPIEPGTDFDGYRIIRPLHANARSQVFLAQDKTDERLAVIKVPGADMRDDPAFLRRFMMEEWIARRLNTPHALRIHQQDRKRHYLYLVTEYVDGQTLTQWMIDNPRPDLNTVRDLIEQIARGLNAFHRQEMVHQDLRPDNIMIDKTGTVKIIDFGSTKVAGVVEAQPVEDEALLGTLQYAAPEYRIGDAGTDRSDQFSLGVIAYQMLTGQLPYGASAAMLRNRGDLARLHYQPVSTDRGIPEWVDRALERAVHPDPAQRYEALSEFTYDLRHPNPDFATLPPRSLLVRNPVLFWQLLSLVLAGAVVVLLAMVLGR, encoded by the coding sequence ATGAGCGCCAGCCTCGCCATCTCGCTCGGACAGCATTCCGACAAGGGCCGCAAGCCGGCTAACCAGGACTTCTATGGCGCGCTGATCCCGGCCCAGCCGGCGCTCGATCTCAAGGGCATCGCCATCGCCCTGGCCGACGGCATTTCCTCGAGCGAAGTCAGCTCCATCGCCGCCCAGACGGCCATCAAGAGCTTCCTTACCGACTACTACGACACGCCCGATCCCTGGCCGGTCAAAACGGCCGCCCACCGTGTCATCGCGGCCACCAATGCCTGGCTGCATTCCCAGACTCGCGCCCGCCAAGCCGACGATGTCGATAGCGGTTATGTGTGCACCCTCAGCATACTGGTGCTGAAATCGCGCGCCGCGCACATCTTCCATATCGGCGATTCACGCATCTATCGCCTGGCCGGCCGCTCGCTGGAGCAACTAACCGTGGACCACCGCGTCCCCGCCAGCGGCAACCATTTCTATCTGGGTCGCGCCCTGGGCATCGGCGGCAATGTCGAGGTCGACTATCGCAGCGTCCCCATTGGCGTCGGCGATATCTTCGTGCTCACTACCGATGGCGTACATGAACATGTCGATGGCGCGATTATCGCCGAAGCCATCGCGGCGCACCCTGACGATCTCGATGCCGCCGCCCGACATGTGGTGGCCAGCGCTATGGACAATGGCAGCAGCGACAATCTCACCATCCAGATTGTCCGCATCGATGCCCTGCCCGGGGGCGAGGCTGCCGATTTCCTGGGCCAGTCCGCCGACCTGCCCTTGCCGACCCCGATCGAGCCGGGAACAGATTTCGACGGCTACCGCATCATCCGCCCGCTGCACGCCAATGCGCGCAGCCAGGTCTTCCTCGCCCAGGACAAGACCGACGAACGCCTCGCCGTGATCAAGGTGCCCGGAGCAGACATGCGCGACGATCCGGCATTCCTCCGCCGCTTCATGATGGAAGAGTGGATCGCGCGGCGCCTCAACACGCCGCATGCCCTGCGCATCCATCAGCAGGATCGCAAGCGCCACTACCTCTATCTTGTGACCGAATATGTCGATGGCCAGACCCTGACGCAGTGGATGATCGACAATCCGCGGCCAGATCTCAACACGGTGCGCGACCTGATCGAGCAGATCGCCCGCGGGCTCAACGCCTTCCATCGCCAGGAAATGGTGCATCAGGATCTGCGCCCCGACAACATCATGATCGACAAGACCGGGACGGTTAAGATCATCGACTTCGGCTCCACCAAGGTGGCCGGCGTCGTCGAGGCGCAGCCGGTGGAAGACGAAGCCCTGCTCGGCACCCTGCAATATGCGGCGCCCGAATACCGCATCGGCGATGCCGGCACCGACCGTTCCGACCAGTTCTCGCTCGGCGTCATCGCCTATCAGATGCTGACGGGACAACTACCCTATGGCGCCAGCGCCGCCATGCTGCGCAATCGCGGCGACCTGGCCCGCCTGCACTATCAGCCGGTGTCCACTGACCGAGGTATCCCGGAATGGGTCGACCGCGCGCTCGAAAGAGCCGTCCATCCCGATCCAGCGCAGCGCTACGAGGCGCTGTCGGAATTCACCTACGATCTCCGCCATCCAAATCCGGATTTCGCCACCCTGCCGCCCCGGTCGCTGCTGGTGCGCAACCCGGTGCTCTTTTGGCAATTGCTATCACTGGTGCTGGCGGGCGCGGTGGTCGTATTGCTGGCCATGGTATTGGGGCGCTAG